One genomic window of Paeniglutamicibacter sp. Y32M11 includes the following:
- the folE gene encoding GTP cyclohydrolase I FolE produces MDQFEDETIQGAGGVDLVRIENAVREILFAIGEDPNRDGLLDTPKRVAKAYSEFFAGLHEDPADHLSTTFDIEHDELVLVKDISFYSTCEHHLVPFHGSAHVGYIPGPEGKVTGLSKLARLVEVYARRPQVQERLTTQIVNALVEHLNPRGAIVVIECEHMCMSMRGVRKPGAKTVTSAVRGQLREPATRAEAMSLILGK; encoded by the coding sequence ATCGATCAGTTTGAAGATGAGACCATCCAGGGCGCCGGTGGCGTTGACCTGGTCCGGATTGAAAACGCCGTGCGCGAGATCCTTTTTGCCATCGGCGAGGACCCGAATCGCGACGGGCTGTTGGACACACCTAAACGTGTGGCCAAGGCCTACTCGGAGTTTTTTGCCGGCCTGCACGAGGACCCGGCGGACCATCTGAGCACCACCTTTGACATCGAACATGACGAGTTGGTGCTGGTTAAGGACATCTCGTTCTATTCGACCTGCGAGCATCACCTGGTGCCCTTCCACGGCAGCGCGCACGTCGGATACATTCCCGGACCCGAGGGCAAGGTGACCGGGCTGAGCAAGTTGGCCCGCTTGGTGGAGGTTTATGCCCGCCGCCCGCAGGTCCAGGAACGCTTGACCACCCAAATCGTTAACGCTTTGGTTGAGCACCTGAACCCCCGCGGCGCCATCGTCGTGATCGAGTGCGAACACATGTGCATGTCCATGCGAGGCGTCCGCAAACCGGGCGCCAAGACCGTTACCAGCGCCGTCCGTGGCCAACTCCGCGAACCGGCCACCCGCGCAGAGGCCATGAGCCTCATCCTCGGAAAGTAG
- the folP gene encoding dihydropteroate synthase: MSLGAIPGTGPATSPMPIIRKSTARTMADLPSDRTLVMGILNINDDSFSDGGKYLLVDDAISHGLAMYYGGADIIDIGGESTRPGAVPVDPAVEQARILPVITALAKAGSIISVDTMHTSTARAALAAGAHIINDVSGLTHEPDMPALMAQTGAPYVLMHRRGDAGNMVTEANYTDVVSEVLAELEELRSRFIAAGVKPEALILDPGLGFAKDHEHNWDLLRALDRFTALGHRVLVGTSRKRFLGELLRQDGKPAAPAERDAATAATSALAAANGAWGVRVHDVPSSLAAIKVAGAWMNSRIPAL; encoded by the coding sequence ATGTCACTTGGAGCGATCCCCGGAACCGGCCCGGCCACCAGCCCGATGCCCATCATCCGCAAATCCACCGCCCGCACCATGGCAGATCTGCCAAGCGATCGCACACTTGTCATGGGGATCCTGAACATCAACGACGATTCCTTCTCCGATGGGGGGAAGTATCTGTTGGTTGATGACGCCATCTCCCACGGTCTGGCCATGTACTACGGCGGGGCGGACATCATCGACATTGGCGGGGAATCCACCCGTCCCGGTGCGGTACCGGTGGACCCGGCGGTCGAACAGGCTCGCATCCTTCCGGTGATCACCGCGCTGGCCAAGGCCGGATCGATCATCTCGGTTGATACCATGCATACCTCCACCGCCCGGGCCGCCCTGGCCGCGGGTGCGCACATCATCAACGACGTCTCGGGACTGACCCACGAACCCGATATGCCGGCACTAATGGCACAAACCGGCGCCCCCTACGTGCTGATGCACCGCCGTGGGGACGCCGGGAACATGGTCACCGAGGCCAACTACACCGACGTGGTCTCCGAGGTTCTGGCGGAACTCGAAGAATTGCGCTCACGCTTTATCGCCGCCGGCGTGAAGCCAGAAGCCCTCATCCTTGATCCGGGGCTCGGCTTCGCCAAGGATCACGAACACAATTGGGATTTGCTGCGCGCCCTAGACCGCTTCACCGCGCTGGGTCACCGCGTCTTGGTGGGCACCAGCCGCAAGCGCTTTTTGGGCGAATTGCTCCGCCAGGATGGCAAGCCGGCGGCTCCCGCCGAGCGCGACGCCGCCACCGCCGCCACCAGCGCACTGGCAGCGGCCAACGGCGCCTGGGGCGTTCGTGTGCATGACGTGCCGTCCTCTCTGGCCGCCATCAAGGTCGCCGGTGCGTGGATGAATTCCCGCATCCCGGCGCTCTAG
- the folB gene encoding dihydroneopterin aldolase: protein MGISNTMRSDTITLSGITAVGYHGVFEHEKRDGQPFTLDVVLHTDIRRAAASDNVADTAHYGELGELVVTQIQDGPWDLIETLAEKTAAAILASFPTVMGVEVIVHKPKAPITVTFSDVTIHIYRERE from the coding sequence ATGGGCATCTCCAACACCATGCGCAGCGATACCATTACCCTCTCCGGCATTACCGCGGTGGGCTACCACGGCGTATTTGAGCACGAAAAGCGTGACGGCCAGCCCTTTACCCTGGACGTGGTGTTGCATACCGACATCCGCCGCGCGGCAGCCAGCGATAACGTCGCCGACACGGCGCACTATGGCGAACTCGGCGAGCTGGTGGTGACCCAGATTCAGGACGGCCCCTGGGACCTGATTGAGACCCTGGCGGAAAAGACCGCCGCGGCGATTCTTGCCTCTTTCCCCACCGTGATGGGGGTGGAGGTCATCGTGCACAAGCCCAAGGCACCGATCACCGTGACGTTTAGTGACGTCACCATCCACATTTATCGCGAACGGGAGTGA
- the folK gene encoding 2-amino-4-hydroxy-6-hydroxymethyldihydropteridine diphosphokinase has product MVSCLLALGSNLGERAGTLAAAVAELGSTPGIELVAVSDTAVTKPVGGPEGQPDFLNLVVRINTSLEPLDLLAACQSIEAEHHRTREVRWGPRTLDIDVITYGQSQSTDPVLTLPHPRAAIRGFVLVPWAWMEPDAQLNGQRVSELAAAAADTPEIRRARAGA; this is encoded by the coding sequence ATGGTTTCGTGCCTGCTGGCCCTCGGTTCGAACCTCGGTGAACGCGCAGGTACCTTGGCCGCGGCAGTTGCCGAGCTGGGCTCCACTCCCGGGATCGAGCTGGTAGCGGTCTCGGATACCGCCGTGACCAAGCCCGTGGGTGGTCCGGAAGGACAGCCCGACTTCCTGAATCTGGTGGTGCGCATCAATACCAGCCTGGAACCACTGGACCTTCTTGCCGCGTGCCAGAGCATTGAAGCCGAACACCACCGCACCCGCGAGGTGCGTTGGGGACCGCGCACCCTGGACATCGATGTGATCACCTACGGGCAGAGTCAAAGCACCGATCCGGTGCTCACGCTGCCACACCCGCGAGCAGCGATCCGCGGTTTTGTGCTGGTGCCCTGGGCCTGGATGGAACCAGATGCACAGCTTAACGGCCAACGGGTTAGTGAACTTGCCGCGGCCGCGGCCGATACTCCGGAGATCCGTCGCGCTCGGGCGGGGGCCTAG
- a CDS encoding DUF3180 domain-containing protein — protein MNSLRPLWVFTVLLLGMVAGYASQILATAAGYPVPLLHLTSLVTMGAASLFTLVMGIRIKRFTSGKSTKRVNPITAARTLVLAQANVYAGTTIAGWHGGILLGLFTASGMGSMAVKSSLVMIGGALVMVIVGWVVEQFCKLPPEDPSPPEAKTEGKDDQGYAAGTN, from the coding sequence ATGAATTCCTTGCGGCCACTGTGGGTTTTCACGGTGCTTCTTCTGGGGATGGTTGCCGGTTACGCCAGCCAGATTCTCGCCACCGCTGCCGGCTACCCGGTTCCGCTGCTGCACCTGACCTCACTGGTGACCATGGGGGCAGCAAGCCTGTTCACCCTAGTCATGGGCATCCGCATTAAGCGGTTCACCAGTGGGAAGAGCACTAAACGGGTCAATCCGATCACCGCAGCCCGCACTCTGGTGCTGGCCCAGGCCAATGTTTATGCTGGCACCACCATCGCCGGGTGGCATGGCGGAATCCTCTTGGGCCTGTTTACCGCATCCGGGATGGGAAGTATGGCCGTGAAATCATCCTTGGTGATGATCGGTGGCGCCCTGGTGATGGTTATCGTGGGATGGGTTGTGGAACAGTTCTGCAAACTACCACCGGAAGATCCCTCGCCTCCGGAGGCCAAGACCGAGGGCAAGGACGATCAAGGATATGCAGCAGGAACCAATTGA
- a CDS encoding PH domain-containing protein, translated as MQQEPIDPQGLTWTRVSPSYTKVRLVGWGIGALLMLLVLCLPLVLRLTGVWAGFPLWLAIAAPALTLLIDIIRLMLIPRQVAAIGYAEREDDLLVRQGLMFQKVLVIPYGRMQFVDVAVGPIDRMLGLCKVKLHTAAADATAEIPGLPMAEGTRLREALTARGEARLAGL; from the coding sequence ATGCAGCAGGAACCAATTGACCCGCAGGGACTGACCTGGACCCGAGTGTCCCCCAGCTACACGAAGGTGCGCCTGGTGGGTTGGGGCATTGGTGCGTTGCTGATGCTGCTGGTGCTCTGTCTGCCGTTGGTGCTACGCCTCACCGGGGTATGGGCAGGCTTCCCGCTCTGGCTGGCCATCGCCGCCCCCGCGCTCACACTCCTGATCGATATCATTCGCCTGATGCTGATCCCACGCCAGGTGGCGGCCATCGGTTATGCCGAGCGCGAGGATGATCTGCTGGTGCGCCAGGGCCTGATGTTTCAAAAGGTCCTGGTGATTCCCTACGGCCGGATGCAATTCGTCGATGTCGCGGTGGGCCCGATCGATCGAATGTTGGGGCTGTGCAAGGTGAAACTCCATACCGCCGCCGCCGATGCCACCGCCGAGATTCCCGGCCTGCCAATGGCCGAGGGAACGCGTCTGCGTGAGGCACTGACAGCGCGCGGCGAAGCTCGATTGGCCGGACTATGA
- a CDS encoding PH domain-containing protein codes for MSAGPTPDSGFISESAPDPTEPWQRVHPASPLVRGWLAVIAVAFVYGQNMLSSLVEGEDPYPAPEVVSQTPLLVPLLIGAGILLLVLLGFFGTWWFTKYQITDRHVNVNSGMIFRQQRQARIDRVQSIDIAQPLVARILGLAELRFDVADSGSSAMHLSFVKLSVARDLRTTILARAAGHPSLPAVQESESAAAAGPVAESNPETGVATTPFVGTDERVVLRVPVARLIISMVLRPVSITLVLGIIVAAVLMSLIDGFTPFYLLPAFLGMGTALWNNLNTGYNFTAATSAEGLRLSYGLLDTRHQSVPPGRVAAIKISAPLLWRKLGWYKMSVNVAGIGGDDANDGGSRSVLLPVGTFEDVLAVLSVVLPDPGTANPRAFFAAAVNGAGTDFGFITSPARIRPLAPLAHSRQGYALTTTALVARNGALHRTLAIVPHARTQGLSLKQGPLARRFAVADLYLSTIAGPVTPVVRQLDIRHGRELFLEQADRAAAARKTTDSNHWLEKGI; via the coding sequence ATGAGTGCCGGCCCCACCCCCGACTCCGGGTTTATTAGCGAATCGGCGCCGGATCCAACCGAACCGTGGCAGCGGGTTCACCCGGCCTCACCGCTGGTGCGCGGCTGGCTGGCGGTCATTGCCGTGGCCTTCGTCTACGGACAAAACATGCTTTCTTCCCTCGTGGAGGGCGAAGACCCCTATCCGGCACCCGAGGTCGTCTCCCAGACGCCACTCTTGGTGCCGCTGCTCATTGGCGCAGGCATTTTATTGCTGGTGTTGCTGGGATTCTTTGGCACCTGGTGGTTCACTAAGTACCAAATCACCGACCGGCACGTGAACGTCAACTCCGGGATGATTTTTAGGCAGCAACGGCAGGCCCGCATCGATCGAGTGCAGTCCATCGACATTGCCCAACCCTTGGTGGCTCGGATCCTTGGCTTGGCCGAGCTCCGATTTGATGTTGCAGATTCCGGCTCCTCCGCCATGCACCTATCCTTTGTGAAGCTATCGGTGGCCCGCGATTTGCGCACCACCATCCTGGCGCGGGCAGCCGGCCATCCCTCACTCCCCGCCGTGCAGGAGTCCGAGAGCGCCGCCGCTGCGGGGCCGGTGGCCGAGTCGAACCCGGAAACCGGCGTCGCGACGACACCCTTCGTGGGAACCGACGAGCGCGTGGTGCTCCGAGTGCCCGTCGCTCGGCTGATCATCTCCATGGTCTTACGCCCGGTGAGCATCACCCTCGTTCTCGGCATTATCGTCGCGGCCGTGCTGATGTCTCTCATCGATGGGTTCACCCCCTTTTACTTGCTTCCCGCTTTCCTGGGCATGGGCACCGCACTGTGGAACAACCTGAACACCGGCTACAACTTCACCGCTGCCACCAGCGCCGAGGGCCTGCGCCTGAGCTACGGATTGCTTGATACCCGTCACCAGAGTGTGCCGCCGGGACGGGTGGCCGCCATCAAGATCAGTGCTCCGCTGCTGTGGCGGAAGCTGGGTTGGTACAAGATGTCGGTGAACGTGGCCGGCATTGGCGGGGACGATGCCAACGACGGAGGATCACGCAGCGTGCTACTGCCCGTGGGGACCTTCGAAGACGTCTTGGCGGTGCTTTCGGTGGTCCTGCCCGACCCCGGAACAGCAAATCCGCGCGCATTCTTCGCCGCTGCGGTCAACGGAGCGGGCACCGATTTTGGTTTCATCACCTCCCCGGCACGCATTCGCCCGCTGGCTCCGTTGGCTCATTCCCGACAGGGTTACGCGCTGACCACCACCGCATTGGTGGCACGCAATGGGGCATTGCACCGCACCCTGGCCATCGTCCCGCACGCCCGCACTCAGGGGTTGAGCCTGAAGCAGGGACCGCTGGCTCGTCGGTTTGCGGTGGCGGACCTATACTTGTCGACCATTGCGGGCCCCGTGACGCCGGTGGTGCGCCAACTGGATATTAGGCACGGTCGCGAGCTGTTCCTCGAACAGGCGGATCGGGCGGCTGCCGCACGCAAAACCACGGACTCAAATCATTGGCTGGAAAAAGGAATATGA
- a CDS encoding Rossmann-like and DUF2520 domain-containing protein produces the protein MGKPGRLGVGIIGAGKVGAVLGAALRAAEHQIVGVHAVSETSRDRAELLLPGVPVLQIPEILRRAELVILAVPDDALAELVQGLADAGHWQVGQLVVHTAGRYGTAVLAPAMAAGAIGLAIHPAMTFTGMSMDLDRLTDCVFGITAANMVLPIAQALVVEMGGEPVVIAEDDRVKYHLALAHASNHLVTVAGQSAGILKGIGVESPARMLSALMRASLENALASGEGALTGPVVRGDVRTVAAHRAALESEDISPDTREGYLAMSRATALRAHARGLITSQRLDDILAALGQ, from the coding sequence ATGGGTAAGCCGGGACGCCTAGGCGTAGGCATCATCGGTGCAGGTAAGGTCGGTGCGGTCCTCGGGGCGGCACTGCGCGCCGCCGAGCATCAGATCGTCGGAGTCCATGCGGTCTCCGAGACCTCGCGTGATCGCGCAGAACTGCTGCTTCCCGGTGTGCCGGTGCTGCAGATTCCCGAGATCCTACGCCGTGCCGAGCTGGTGATCTTGGCGGTGCCCGACGATGCGTTGGCCGAACTGGTTCAGGGCCTTGCCGATGCGGGCCATTGGCAGGTGGGGCAGTTGGTGGTGCATACCGCCGGACGTTACGGCACCGCGGTGTTGGCACCGGCCATGGCGGCCGGAGCCATCGGGCTGGCCATCCACCCGGCCATGACGTTCACCGGGATGAGCATGGACCTAGACCGGCTCACCGATTGCGTCTTTGGCATCACTGCAGCGAACATGGTGCTGCCGATCGCTCAGGCGCTGGTGGTCGAAATGGGCGGAGAGCCGGTGGTGATCGCGGAAGACGATCGGGTCAAGTACCACCTGGCCTTGGCCCATGCCTCCAATCATCTGGTGACGGTAGCGGGACAGTCCGCGGGGATTCTGAAGGGGATCGGGGTTGAGTCCCCGGCCCGGATGCTCTCCGCCCTCATGCGCGCCTCATTGGAGAATGCGTTGGCCTCAGGGGAGGGTGCATTGACCGGACCGGTGGTCCGCGGAGACGTTCGAACGGTGGCTGCCCACCGCGCGGCGTTGGAATCCGAGGATATTTCTCCCGACACTCGCGAGGGCTATCTAGCCATGAGCCGTGCCACCGCCCTGCGTGCTCACGCCCGCGGGCTGATCACCAGCCAGCGGCTTGATGACATCCTGGCTGCATTGGGCCAATAG